The Deinococcus sp. KSM4-11 sequence CCGGTGGGCTGCGCCTGGGTGTCGGTGGCGTCACCCTTCACGAGGGGCATGACCACCACGCCCGTCTCGAAGCCGGACAGGCCCAGCGCCAGCGCGGGGAACACCAGCAGCGCCGCGCCCACGATGGCCAGCGGCGAGGCGTAGGCGTGCGTCAGCGCCGTCCACCAGTCGCCCAGCACGCCCGGGTGTGCCAGGACGTCCAGCACGCCGCGCCCGACCACGACCACGCTCAGGACCAGGTAGAGGGCCACGATGCCCACCGCGATGCCCACCGCCTCCTTGAAGCCCTTGAGGAACACGGCCGCCAGCAGCGCGATCAGCACCAGCGTGACGGGGATCTCCCGGCCGGACAGCGCGGCCTTCAGCAGGGGGTTTTCCACCAGGTGCGCCGAGGCGTCCGCCGCCGACAGCGTGATGGTGATCACGAAGCCGGTGGCGACGAAGCCGATCAGGGCCAGCACCAGCACCTTGCTGGGCCAGTAGTCCAGCAGGCGTTCCAGCATGGACAGGCTGCCGTCGCCGTGCGGACTTTCCTGCGCCACCCGGCGGTACATGGGCAGCGCCCCGAAGAGGGTCACCAGCACCAGCACCAGCGTGGCAATGGGCGACAAGGCCCCGGCCGCCAGCGCCGCGATCCCCGGCTGGTAGCCCAGCGTGGAGAAGTAATCCACGCCGGTCAGGCACATGACCTTCCACCACGGCTGCGTGTGGTGCTGCGCCGCGACCTCCCGCTCCGGTTCGTAGAAACCCTCCGGTTCAGGCTGGTTCGATTCCAGAAACCACGTCATGAACGGACTGCGCGCGGGGCGTACGGAGGACATTGCGGCAGTGTAACCCCCCTCTCACGCGCCTGCGCCACCGGACTCCACCGGATTTCTTGACCGACGCCTCGGCCGGCCGCTGCCAGGGTGTGGGCGACCTAGATGCCGAAGCAGTCAGGGCAGATCAGGCCGTTCAGTCCCGTCCGATCACGTGCACATCCACGTTCTGCGTGGCCTGGAGCACGTGCTTGATGATGTCGCCGCGCAGCAGTTCCAGCCAGCGCGAGCGGCTGGTCTCGCCCAGCACGATCTGCGTGGCGTTCACGCGGCGGGCGTATGCGACGAGGGTGTCGCCCACGCCCCCCTGCGGGTCGAGCACCTCGAAGGTGCCGCCTAGCGCTCCCGTGATCTCGCGGCAGGTGTCCAGCAGCCGTGCCTGATCCGGCGTCAGACGGGCGGAACGCACGGTGACGACGTGAAGTTCCGCATGCAGGCGCCCCGTGAACTGCCCACCCCGGCGGATCAGCCTCAGGGCCGTCTGCTCGGCGGCCACCGCCACCACCACGACCTCGTTCGCCCCCGGCTGGCCGTCCGGGGCCTCGGCCTCCACGGTCTGCGCCACGTGCCGCAGGGCGATCTCGCGCAGCGCCGTCAGGTTCGGCGTGGTGAAAAAATTCCCCAGCGCCTGCTCGATCTTCTCCGGCGCGTACACGTGCCCTTCCCGCAGACGATTCCGCAGATCCTCCGGGGGCAGGTCAATCAGGATCACCTCATCCGCATCCGCGAGCACATGATCCGGCACCCGCTCGCGCACGCGCACCCCGGTCAGGCGGGCCACCATGTCGTTCAGCGATTCCAGGTGCTGCACGTTCATGGTGCTCAGCACGCTGATCCCGGCCTCCAGCAGGGTTTCGACATCCTCCCAGCGCTTGCCGCGACCACTGCCCGGCGCGTTCGTGTGCGCCAGTTCATCCATCAGCACCACGTCCGGGCGCCGTGCGATCAGGCCGGGAATGTCTGGCTCGGTCAGCACCATCTCGCCCCGCGGCAGGTTCAGGCGGGGAAAGACCGGCAGGCCCGCTGCGGCCGCCTGCGTCCCGGTTCGGCCGTGCGTTTCCAGCACGCCGATCAGGACGTCCTCGCCCCGGGCCTGGCGGTCGCGCAGGTCGTTCAGGGCACGCACGGTCTTGCCCACGCCCGCCGCCATGCCTAGGAAGATCCGGTGCGTGCCGCGCGGCGCGGCGTCCGGGGTCTTCTCTCGGGTCAGGCGGACGGGATCGGTCATGGGCTTACTTCAGGCTGTCCAGCGCCAGGTTCACGCTCAATACGTTGACGCGTTCCTCGCCCAGGACGCCCAGGCTGCGACGGGTGATGTGCGCCCGGATGGTCGTCTCCACCTGCGCGGGCGTGAGGGTGCGGGCCGTCGCGATGCGCCCGACCTGTGCCAGGGCGCCGGCCACGCTGATGTCCGGGTCGAGGCCGCTGGCCGAGGCCGTGACCATGTCCACCGGCACCGGCGCGGTGGCGCTCAGGCCATTCTCGGCGCGGAAGGCGGCCACGCGGGCCTTCACGGCGTCGCTGAGTTTGGCGTTGGTCGGCCCCCAGTTGCTGGCGCCGCTGTTCTCGGCGTTGTAGGGCTGCGGGCCGCTGCCGTCAGTTTTGTTGGTCTGGCTGGGCCGTCCGTGCAGGTACTTCGGTGCCGTGAAGTTCTGGCCGATCAGCGCGGAGCCGATCACCTTGCCGTTCTGGCGGATCAGGCTGCCGTGCGCCTGGGTGGGGAACAGGACGTTCCCGGCGAGCGTGGTCAGCAGAGGGTACGCGAGGCCGCAGATGAGTGTGAAAAGCACGGCGGCGATCACCGAGGAGAGCAGAACGCGGGCGATGGGCGTGGGAACGGGTTCGTTCAGGTTCGGGGTGGTCATTTCACAGCTCCTTGCAGCATCTGCACGTGGTCGGTGATCGGCCCCAGGGTCAGGGCGGGCAGGAAGGTCAGCGCGCCCACGATCACGATCACGGACACGGTCAGGCCGCCGAACAGAGCGGTGTCGGTGGGCAGGGTGCCGCTGCTGGGGGGTACGCGGCGTTTGGCCGCCAGCAGGCCCGCCACAGCCAGCATGGGCAGCAGCGTCAGGTAGCGGCCGATCAGCATGGCCAGGCCGATGGTGAGGTTGTAAAAGGGCGTGTTCGCATTCAGGCCTGCGAAGGCCGAGCCGTTGTTCGCCGTGCCGGACGTGTAGGCGTACAGAACCTCACTGAAGCCGTGGGCGCCGGGGTTGTTCAGGCTGCCCAGGGCCGAGGGGAGCGTGACGGCCAGCGCGGTGAAGCCCAGGATGCTCAGCGGGTGCGCCAGGACGGCCAGCATGACCAGTTTCACTTCACGCGCCTCGACCTTCTTGCCCAGGAATTCCGGCGTGCGCCCGACCATCAGCCCGGCAATGAACACGCTCAGGATCACGTACTGCACGAAGTTGATGAAGCCCACGCCCTTGCCGCCAAACACGCTGTTGAGCTGCATCTGCACGAGGGTCACGAGGCCGCCCAGCGGCGTGAGGGAGTCGTGCATGGCGTCTACTGAGCCCGTGGTGGCGGCGGTCGTGGTGGTGGAGAACAGCGCGGTCTGGGCCATCCCGAAGCGGACTTCCTTGCCCTCCATGTTTCCGCCCGCCTGCGTGGCCGTGATCGTCTGATCCGCGCCCAGCCGGGTCAGGATCGGGTTGCCGCGCTGCTCTGCGCTGAACAGCACGGCCAGGAAGACCACGAACATGGCGAACATCCCGCCGAAGATCACCCAGCCCTGCCGGCGGTTGGCGAGCATCCGCCCGAAGGCGTAGGTGAGCGACGTGGGCAGCAGCAGCATGGCGAGGAGTTCCAGGGCGTTCGTGAGCGGCGTGGGGTTCTCGAAGGGATGGGCGGAATTCACGCCGAAGAACCCGCCGCCGTTCGTGCCGAGGTGCTTGATGCTCTCCAGGCTGGCCACCGGCCCCAGCGCGATCTGCTGCGTGCCCCCCTGGAGGGTCGTGACCGACGCGGTCGGATCGAGGGTCTGCGGCACGCCCTGCCAGACCAGGGCCAGGGCCAGTACGACACTCAGGGGCAGGAACACGCGGTAGATGATGCGGGTCACGTCCACCCAGAAGTTCCCCAGGCTGGCTCCACTCCGACCGGCGAGGCCGCGCATAAAGGCCACCGCCGCCGCGAAGCCGGTGGCCGCCGATGTGAACATGAAGGTCGTCAGCACGGCAATCTGCGAGAAGTACGACAGGCTCTGCTCGCCGCTATACGCCTGCCAGTTCGTGTTCGTCATGAACGACACCACCGTGTTCCAGGCTAATTCAGGGGGCTGCGCCGCGAACTTCGACGGATTCCAGGGCCACGCGGCCTGGAGGCGGATCAGCACGTACGAGATGAGCAGCATCACCAGATTGCTGACGACCAGCACCTGGCCGTAGCGGCGCCAGTCCATCGGCTCGGCCGGGTTCACGCCCAGCATGCGGTACGTGAGGCGCTCGGGCGCGGTGTGGCGTTCGCCCGTGACCACGCCGTGCAGCCAGCGGCCCACCGGCACGACCAGCGCCCCCATCACGGCGAGCAGGATCAGCAGTTGAAGCAGGGCCGCCGACATCTAGAAGTCCTCCGGGCGGAGCAGGGAATATACGAGATACGCGCCGATCAGCAGCGACACGAGGGCCAGGAAGAGGATCACAGGCGTTCCATGCCTTTCACGGCGAGCGCGATCAGGCCGAAGCAGACGAGGGTCAGCAGGATGAGCAGGATGTCCATGAATATGTCCTCAGCCCAGCAGTGGGGCGATGAGCAGGTCGATGACCTTGATGGCGATGAAGGGCAGGATCAGGCCACCCAGGCCGTACACCAGCAGGTTGCGGCCCAGCAGCGAGGCGGCGCCCATGGGGCGGTAGGGCACGCCGCGCAGGGCGAGGGGAATCAGGGCGGGGATGATCAGGGCGTTGAAGACCACGGCGCTCAGCACGGCGCTGGTGGGGCTGTGCAGCCGCATGACGTTCAGCACGCCCAGCGCCGGGTAAGCCGTGACGAACAGGGCGGGGAGGATCGCGAAGTACTTCGCGACATCGTTCGCGATCGAGAAGGTGGTCAGCGCCCCGCGCGTGATCAGCAGGCCCTTGCCGATCTCGACGACCTCCAGCAGCTTGGTGGGATCGCTGTCCAGGTCGACCATGTTCCCGGCCTCCTTGGCGGCCTGCGTGCCGGAATTCATGGCCAGACCCACGTCGGCCTGGGCCAACGCCGGAGCGTCGTTGGTGCCGTCGCCCATCATGGCGACGAGCTTGCCGCCCTGCTGCTCCTCCCGGATCATGGCCATCTTGTCTTCCGGGGTGGCCTCGGCCAGGAAGGAGTCCACGCCGGCTTCCCGGGCAATGGCCTCGGCGGTCAGGGGGTTGTCGCCGGTGATCATGACGGTCCGCAGGCCCATGCGGCGCAGCTGCGCGAAGCGTTCGCGGATGCCGGGCTTGATGATGTCCGACAGGGCCACGACGCCGAGCAGCCGGCCGTTC is a genomic window containing:
- a CDS encoding sensor histidine kinase KdpD; this encodes MTDPVRLTREKTPDAAPRGTHRIFLGMAAGVGKTVRALNDLRDRQARGEDVLIGVLETHGRTGTQAAAAGLPVFPRLNLPRGEMVLTEPDIPGLIARRPDVVLMDELAHTNAPGSGRGKRWEDVETLLEAGISVLSTMNVQHLESLNDMVARLTGVRVRERVPDHVLADADEVILIDLPPEDLRNRLREGHVYAPEKIEQALGNFFTTPNLTALREIALRHVAQTVEAEAPDGQPGANEVVVVAVAAEQTALRLIRRGGQFTGRLHAELHVVTVRSARLTPDQARLLDTCREITGALGGTFEVLDPQGGVGDTLVAYARRVNATQIVLGETSRSRWLELLRGDIIKHVLQATQNVDVHVIGRD
- the kdpA gene encoding potassium-transporting ATPase subunit KdpA, yielding MSAALLQLLILLAVMGALVVPVGRWLHGVVTGERHTAPERLTYRMLGVNPAEPMDWRRYGQVLVVSNLVMLLISYVLIRLQAAWPWNPSKFAAQPPELAWNTVVSFMTNTNWQAYSGEQSLSYFSQIAVLTTFMFTSAATGFAAAVAFMRGLAGRSGASLGNFWVDVTRIIYRVFLPLSVVLALALVWQGVPQTLDPTASVTTLQGGTQQIALGPVASLESIKHLGTNGGGFFGVNSAHPFENPTPLTNALELLAMLLLPTSLTYAFGRMLANRRQGWVIFGGMFAMFVVFLAVLFSAEQRGNPILTRLGADQTITATQAGGNMEGKEVRFGMAQTALFSTTTTAATTGSVDAMHDSLTPLGGLVTLVQMQLNSVFGGKGVGFINFVQYVILSVFIAGLMVGRTPEFLGKKVEAREVKLVMLAVLAHPLSILGFTALAVTLPSALGSLNNPGAHGFSEVLYAYTSGTANNGSAFAGLNANTPFYNLTIGLAMLIGRYLTLLPMLAVAGLLAAKRRVPPSSGTLPTDTALFGGLTVSVIVIVGALTFLPALTLGPITDHVQMLQGAVK
- the kdpC gene encoding potassium-transporting ATPase subunit KdpC, translated to MTTPNLNEPVPTPIARVLLSSVIAAVLFTLICGLAYPLLTTLAGNVLFPTQAHGSLIRQNGKVIGSALIGQNFTAPKYLHGRPSQTNKTDGSGPQPYNAENSGASNWGPTNAKLSDAVKARVAAFRAENGLSATAPVPVDMVTASASGLDPDISVAGALAQVGRIATARTLTPAQVETTIRAHITRRSLGVLGEERVNVLSVNLALDSLK
- the kdpF gene encoding K(+)-transporting ATPase subunit F, with the protein product MILFLALVSLLIGAYLVYSLLRPEDF